A genomic segment from Streptomyces sp. NBC_01233 encodes:
- a CDS encoding HhH-GPD-type base excision DNA repair protein, with product MDKDITIRLAQQPEADALLGRSPLAALVGMLLDQQVPMEWAFSGPWTIAQRMGADDLDAHAIAAYDPEAFAALLSEKPAVHRYPGSMATRIQQLCTYLVEHYGGNAEAVWADAATGRELLKRLKALPGFGEQKAQVFLALLGKRFGVRPTGWREAAGGYGPANVYRSAADITGPESLAKVRAHKQEMKAAAKAAKAAGGS from the coding sequence ATGGACAAGGACATCACCATCCGGCTGGCGCAGCAGCCGGAGGCCGACGCGCTGCTCGGCCGGAGCCCGCTCGCCGCGCTCGTCGGGATGCTGCTGGACCAGCAGGTACCGATGGAGTGGGCGTTCTCGGGGCCCTGGACGATCGCCCAGCGGATGGGCGCCGACGATCTGGACGCCCACGCCATCGCCGCGTACGACCCGGAGGCCTTCGCCGCCCTGCTCTCCGAGAAGCCCGCCGTGCACCGGTATCCGGGGTCGATGGCGACGCGGATCCAGCAGCTGTGCACGTACCTGGTGGAGCACTACGGCGGGAACGCCGAGGCGGTCTGGGCCGATGCCGCAACGGGCCGGGAACTGCTGAAGCGGCTCAAGGCGCTGCCGGGCTTCGGGGAGCAGAAGGCGCAAGTCTTCCTCGCCCTGCTGGGCAAGCGGTTCGGGGTACGGCCGACGGGGTGGCGGGAGGCCGCGGGCGGGTACGGCCCGGCGAACGTCTACCGTTCGGCGGCCGACATCACAGGCCCGGAGTCGCTGGCCAAAGTGCGGGCGCACAAGCAGGAGATGAAAGCTGCCGCCAAGGCCGCGAAGGCCGCCGGCGGGTCCTGA
- a CDS encoding prevent-host-death protein has translation MSAVHYENYTEARTHLKELLDAAGEGRVATVRRAAGCAAVVDVERLRRYLSSVCPSKAEVVAEADGWAIFIPGLPVAADASSFDGAVNEMVDALREYADDWQERLRLAPNHQDNWGLVQLIALSDDRQLADWLVGAQR, from the coding sequence ATGTCCGCAGTGCACTACGAGAACTACACCGAAGCGCGTACGCACCTGAAAGAGCTCCTCGACGCCGCGGGCGAGGGGCGGGTCGCGACCGTGCGTCGAGCGGCCGGGTGCGCTGCGGTCGTGGATGTTGAACGACTTCGCCGGTACCTGTCCTCGGTATGCCCATCCAAGGCTGAGGTCGTTGCGGAAGCGGACGGGTGGGCGATCTTCATCCCAGGGCTCCCTGTCGCGGCCGATGCATCCAGCTTCGACGGGGCCGTGAACGAGATGGTCGACGCTCTGCGGGAGTATGCCGACGACTGGCAGGAGCGGCTGCGGTTGGCCCCCAATCACCAGGACAACTGGGGCCTGGTGCAGCTGATTGCCTTGAGCGACGACCGTCAGCTGGCTGACTGGCTGGTGGGAGCGCAGCGGTGA
- the opcA gene encoding glucose-6-phosphate dehydrogenase assembly protein OpcA yields the protein MRTELTDTTSSKVNRALLDARRAIGSPTMGLVLTLVIVTDEENAYDAVRAASEASREHPCRIIAVIRRTSRGPLKLRANRVDAELRVGSDAGTGEIVLLRLHGALTEHAGSVVLPLLLPDAPVVAWWPADAPVDLAGDALGALAQRRITDAAAAFDTVGVLDERAAGYQPGDTDLAWTRLTPWRSLLAAALDQKPLPVTAAAVESEPDNVSAELLARWLEDRLGVPVSRLASDGPVITRVSLQTTGGEIRVDRPAGVLATLSLPGSPDRKVALKIRSGAELIAEELRRLDADVVYGSALRRRPLQTGLSA from the coding sequence ATGCGGACCGAACTCACCGACACCACGTCCAGCAAGGTCAACCGGGCCCTGCTCGATGCCCGCCGGGCCATAGGCAGCCCGACCATGGGGTTGGTGCTGACCCTTGTCATCGTCACCGACGAGGAAAACGCCTACGACGCCGTACGCGCGGCCTCCGAGGCCTCGCGCGAACACCCCTGCCGCATCATCGCGGTGATCAGGCGGACCTCGCGCGGCCCGCTCAAGCTCCGAGCGAACCGGGTCGACGCCGAGCTGCGGGTCGGCTCGGACGCCGGGACCGGCGAGATCGTGCTGCTGCGCCTGCACGGGGCGCTGACCGAGCACGCCGGCTCGGTCGTCCTGCCGCTGCTCCTGCCGGACGCGCCCGTGGTGGCCTGGTGGCCGGCCGACGCCCCCGTCGACCTGGCGGGTGACGCGCTGGGCGCGCTCGCGCAGCGCCGGATCACGGACGCGGCGGCCGCCTTCGACACCGTCGGCGTGCTCGACGAGCGGGCCGCCGGCTACCAGCCCGGCGACACCGACCTGGCCTGGACCCGCCTCACCCCGTGGCGGTCCCTGCTGGCCGCCGCCCTGGACCAGAAGCCGCTTCCGGTGACCGCCGCGGCGGTGGAGAGCGAGCCCGACAACGTGAGCGCGGAACTGCTGGCGCGCTGGCTGGAGGACCGGCTGGGGGTGCCGGTGTCCCGGCTGGCGAGCGACGGCCCAGTGATCACCAGGGTCAGTCTGCAGACCACGGGCGGGGAGATCCGGGTGGACCGGCCCGCGGGCGTGCTGGCCACCTTGAGCCTGCCGGGGAGCCCGGACCGCAAGGTGGCCCTGAAGATCCGCAGCGGCGCCGAACTGATCGCGGAGGAACTGCGCCGCCTCGATGCGGACGTGGTCTACGGCTCCGCGCTGCGGCGGCGGCCACTCCAGACGGGGCTCTCCGCGTAG
- a CDS encoding helicase HerA-like domain-containing protein, giving the protein MSESTDPAVPADQTGPAEKIAAGYAFTGPALDLGALLRDGGCLPDRQIRIPLSMLNRHGLVAGATGTGKTKTLQLIAGQAAAEARAETAAAAAEAEKQAEQAEKEAARAARSAPKPDPSLAGQVVGSGLFRSLARSIGTQLGREISRSIFGTARKRR; this is encoded by the coding sequence ATGAGCGAGAGCACCGACCCCGCCGTCCCGGCGGACCAGACGGGCCCGGCCGAGAAGATCGCCGCCGGGTACGCGTTCACCGGACCCGCGCTCGATCTCGGGGCCCTGCTCCGGGACGGCGGCTGCCTGCCCGACCGCCAGATCCGCATCCCGCTGTCGATGCTCAACCGCCACGGACTGGTCGCCGGGGCCACCGGTACCGGCAAGACCAAGACGCTCCAGCTCATCGCCGGGCAGGCCGCCGCGGAGGCGCGGGCGGAGACCGCAGCGGCCGCCGCCGAGGCCGAGAAACAGGCCGAGCAAGCGGAGAAGGAGGCCGCGCGGGCCGCGCGCAGCGCCCCGAAGCCGGATCCCTCACTGGCCGGGCAGGTGGTGGGGAGCGGGCTGTTCCGCTCGCTGGCCCGGTCGATCGGGACGCAACTGGGCCGGGAGATCTCGCGCTCCATTTTCGGTACGGCGCGCAAGCGCAGGTGA
- a CDS encoding type II toxin-antitoxin system VapB family antitoxin, producing the protein MIFKRIGSGRPYPDHGRETTRQWADVAPRPVRLDQLVTTKGQLDLETLLAEDSTFYGDLFAHVVKWRGDLYLEDGLHRAVRAALQQRQVLHARVLEMD; encoded by the coding sequence GTGATCTTCAAGCGCATCGGAAGCGGGCGGCCGTACCCCGACCACGGCAGGGAAACCACCCGGCAGTGGGCGGACGTCGCGCCGCGCCCGGTCCGGCTCGACCAGCTCGTGACGACCAAGGGACAGCTGGACCTCGAAACGCTGCTCGCCGAGGACTCCACCTTCTACGGCGACCTGTTCGCCCACGTCGTGAAGTGGCGGGGCGACCTCTACCTGGAGGACGGGCTGCACCGCGCCGTGCGCGCCGCCCTGCAGCAGCGTCAGGTGCTGCACGCCCGAGTCCTCGAGATGGACTGA
- a CDS encoding VOC family protein, with the protein MLEFSEGAPCWVDAMFTDVEGAKTFYGDVLGWTFGEASSEYGNYTQAYSDGKAVAAVVPPMPGLDAPSQWCLYFASPDAAATAGKITSAGGEVLMGPMQVGTFGTMLIAKEPSGAVFGVWQPGDHKGFEKMGEAGSYAWAEVFTREPAKPDAFLPQVFPYGVQQMDPGDDPETADMDFKVFSVGGGGNPVLGRMKMDDDFPADLPPYIQIYFGVPNCDEAVEKTKKHGGKLHFGPMDSPFGRFAAVTDPQGAAFAVIDMSTTFGEMPSFG; encoded by the coding sequence ATGCTTGAGTTCTCCGAGGGCGCGCCGTGCTGGGTGGACGCGATGTTCACCGATGTGGAAGGTGCCAAGACCTTCTACGGCGACGTGCTGGGCTGGACCTTCGGTGAAGCCAGCAGCGAGTACGGCAACTACACGCAGGCCTATTCCGACGGCAAGGCCGTGGCGGCCGTCGTGCCGCCGATGCCGGGGCTCGACGCCCCCTCCCAGTGGTGTCTGTACTTCGCCTCTCCCGACGCGGCGGCCACGGCCGGGAAGATCACCTCGGCCGGCGGCGAGGTGCTGATGGGCCCGATGCAGGTGGGCACCTTCGGCACGATGCTGATCGCGAAGGAGCCGAGCGGCGCCGTTTTCGGCGTCTGGCAGCCGGGCGACCACAAGGGCTTCGAGAAGATGGGCGAGGCCGGCTCGTACGCCTGGGCGGAGGTCTTCACCCGGGAACCGGCCAAGCCGGACGCGTTCCTCCCGCAGGTCTTCCCGTACGGCGTCCAGCAGATGGACCCGGGCGACGACCCCGAGACGGCGGACATGGACTTCAAGGTCTTCAGCGTCGGCGGCGGTGGGAACCCGGTGCTCGGCCGGATGAAGATGGACGACGACTTCCCGGCGGACCTTCCGCCGTACATCCAGATCTACTTCGGGGTCCCGAACTGCGACGAGGCGGTCGAGAAGACGAAGAAGCACGGCGGAAAGCTGCACTTCGGCCCGATGGACAGCCCGTTCGGCCGCTTCGCGGCGGTCACCGACCCGCAGGGCGCCGCCTTCGCGGTGATCGACATGTCGACGACGTTCGGGGAGATGCCCTCCTTCGGCTGA
- a CDS encoding cupin domain-containing protein, with translation MTEIATRAATAEAIYDAPGSLITLLTDTAELTCNTATFEEGAAGAPVHFHTKATEFFHVTAGQLDVLVGDEIHTLGTGDFIAVPPGVKHAFAPAAGHTASVFVGFTPGMARFDYYRLLGRVNAGEATVQDIKDSSATYDNHYAESPVWSGRRRSAEP, from the coding sequence ATGACAGAGATCGCGACCCGCGCCGCCACTGCCGAAGCCATCTACGACGCCCCCGGCAGCCTCATCACCCTGCTCACCGACACCGCCGAACTCACCTGCAACACCGCCACCTTCGAGGAGGGCGCGGCGGGAGCTCCGGTGCACTTCCACACCAAGGCGACCGAGTTCTTCCACGTCACCGCCGGACAGCTCGACGTCCTCGTCGGCGACGAGATCCACACCCTGGGCACCGGCGACTTCATCGCGGTCCCGCCGGGCGTCAAGCACGCCTTCGCCCCCGCCGCCGGCCACACCGCCAGCGTCTTCGTCGGCTTCACCCCCGGCATGGCCCGCTTCGACTACTACCGGCTCCTCGGCCGGGTCAACGCGGGCGAGGCCACCGTGCAGGACATCAAGGACAGCTCGGCGACCTACGACAACCACTACGCGGAGAGCCCCGTCTGGAGTGGCCGCCGCCGCAGCGCGGAGCCGTAG
- a CDS encoding endonuclease NucS domain-containing protein: MPLEFGLWRVDDRPVRVATRTMPMESRLEELIEADPEILGRPLLLIGRQVQTDHGKYVDLLGMDSEGGLHVLELKRDRTPREVVAQVLDYGSWVQELANEQVREIYTRYARSRGLVEELDEAFALRFGGSPPEVLNSSHTLTVVASEIDAATERIVTYLASGYRVPVNVLFFRYFEDEGRSYLARTWLMDEAEAVAPVAGTKGRGKQEPWNGTDWYVSFGDEPGGRSWDDALQYGFVSAGGGDWFSRTLRSLPSGARVFTHIPKVGYVGVGTVSGEPKPFQDAVLTVAGESRRMADLSLKGSYRPHGGAAEETDREDRREWVVPVDWEQAVPREKALWRTGFFANQNTACKLRAHFTIDEVSRHFGIG; the protein is encoded by the coding sequence ATGCCGCTGGAGTTCGGGTTGTGGCGGGTGGACGACCGGCCGGTGCGGGTCGCTACGCGGACGATGCCTATGGAGTCGAGGCTGGAGGAGCTCATAGAGGCCGATCCGGAAATATTGGGGAGGCCGCTCCTGCTGATCGGTCGGCAGGTGCAGACGGACCACGGCAAGTACGTCGACTTGCTCGGCATGGACTCCGAGGGGGGCCTGCATGTTCTGGAGCTCAAACGGGACCGCACTCCGCGGGAGGTAGTTGCACAGGTTCTCGACTACGGCTCGTGGGTCCAGGAGCTCGCCAACGAGCAAGTGCGCGAGATCTACACGAGGTACGCCCGGAGCCGCGGGCTGGTGGAGGAGCTGGACGAGGCATTCGCGCTGCGATTCGGCGGCAGCCCGCCGGAGGTGCTGAACAGCAGCCACACCCTCACAGTGGTCGCGAGTGAGATCGACGCGGCGACCGAGCGGATCGTCACCTACCTGGCGTCCGGCTACCGGGTTCCCGTCAACGTGCTGTTCTTCCGTTACTTCGAGGACGAGGGTCGCTCCTATCTGGCGCGCACCTGGCTGATGGACGAGGCCGAGGCAGTGGCGCCGGTGGCGGGAACGAAGGGACGTGGGAAGCAGGAGCCATGGAACGGCACGGACTGGTACGTCTCCTTCGGTGATGAGCCCGGCGGGCGGAGCTGGGATGACGCGCTTCAGTACGGCTTCGTGTCGGCCGGCGGCGGGGACTGGTTCTCCCGAACGCTCCGTTCCCTGCCCTCAGGGGCGCGGGTATTCACCCACATTCCCAAGGTGGGGTACGTGGGTGTGGGCACGGTCTCCGGCGAGCCCAAGCCCTTCCAAGACGCCGTACTCACCGTTGCCGGCGAGAGTCGACGGATGGCCGACCTTTCACTCAAAGGAAGCTACCGACCGCACGGCGGTGCGGCAGAGGAGACTGACAGGGAGGATCGTCGCGAATGGGTCGTTCCGGTTGACTGGGAGCAGGCCGTGCCACGCGAGAAGGCGTTGTGGCGGACAGGCTTCTTCGCCAACCAGAACACCGCCTGCAAGCTCCGCGCCCACTTCACGATCGACGAGGTCTCCCGGCACTTCGGCATAGGTTGA